A portion of the Calothrix sp. 336/3 genome contains these proteins:
- a CDS encoding helix-turn-helix domain-containing protein encodes MAGVTKVEITESVEELHELLRKQKTASNLERIQALYLLKIGQVKTIQDVAVVVGRARVTVQRWLKEYQESGIKGLLTTKKSPGRPAIISLQVREQLDKELQESEGFKSYEEIRTWLKAVEGIEASYKVVHDTVRYQMKAKLKVPRAVGIKYDSEAELEFKKNCHNT; translated from the coding sequence ATGGCTGGAGTCACCAAAGTAGAAATAACAGAGTCAGTAGAGGAATTACATGAACTGCTGAGAAAACAAAAAACAGCATCAAATCTCGAACGGATTCAAGCTTTGTATTTACTGAAAATAGGACAGGTGAAAACAATACAAGACGTAGCGGTGGTAGTAGGAAGGGCAAGGGTAACGGTACAAAGATGGTTGAAAGAGTATCAAGAGTCAGGGATTAAGGGTCTATTAACAACGAAAAAGAGTCCAGGGCGACCAGCAATAATTAGCTTACAAGTAAGAGAGCAGCTAGACAAAGAGCTTCAAGAATCGGAGGGATTCAAAAGTTATGAGGAAATACGAACATGGTTAAAAGCAGTAGAAGGGATAGAAGCATCATATAAAGTAGTACACGATACAGTGCGCTATCAAATGAAAGCAAAGCTAAAAGTGCCGCGAGCAGTAGGTATAAAATACGATAGCGAAGCAGAATTAGAATTTAAAAAAAACTGCCACAATACTTAG
- a CDS encoding IS701 family transposase yields MVTPRRQPVSTVAFIDNYCQHYYSVFEDVRHFEAFKFLHLGIVSEIPRKTLPLIAKTVGLKDSQTLHHFLRDALWDVKKLREIRLWLIKRFIGEREIILCIDETGDKKKGKSTDYVTSQYIGNLGKTENGIVSVNAYGVVDGITYPLMFQIFKPRNRLREGDKYKSKPQIAIEIIQELKEWGFKIKLVLADSLYGESGDVIRCLEKLELEFIVAIRSNHGVLMPPGSRKRYNRWKAYEQKLSHRQTETRYLREIIFGKRRRTRYYQISKMNTPDPTGDESWYIMTNLSTDLSLNVAQLYSLRNWIEYGFKQVKNELGWADFRLTDYESIERWWEIIFSAYLFVSIQATYFQLHVQNQSTSSSELPSSIDFNSSQYSQHPNWESGTTWKSALNNLRLLIQPYIFYCLIQPWLTVFNIPGMKRCFLKLINFMNDFRASPVSFSVAS; encoded by the coding sequence ATGGTTACGCCGCGCAGACAGCCAGTAAGCACAGTGGCATTCATAGATAACTACTGCCAGCACTATTATTCAGTATTTGAGGATGTGAGGCATTTTGAAGCTTTCAAATTCTTACATTTGGGCATAGTTTCAGAAATCCCGCGAAAAACCCTACCCCTAATAGCTAAAACAGTGGGGTTAAAAGATAGCCAAACACTACATCATTTTTTGAGAGATGCACTGTGGGATGTCAAAAAGTTAAGAGAAATTAGGCTGTGGTTGATCAAAAGGTTTATTGGAGAAAGAGAAATAATTTTATGTATTGACGAAACCGGGGATAAGAAAAAGGGAAAATCAACAGATTATGTGACTAGTCAATATATCGGAAACTTAGGCAAGACAGAGAATGGAATAGTATCTGTAAATGCTTATGGTGTAGTAGATGGGATTACTTATCCTCTAATGTTCCAAATATTTAAACCGAGAAATCGCTTAAGAGAAGGCGATAAATATAAGAGTAAACCCCAAATAGCAATAGAGATTATTCAAGAGTTGAAAGAATGGGGTTTCAAAATTAAATTAGTGTTAGCGGATAGCCTATATGGTGAGAGTGGAGATGTAATTAGATGTTTAGAAAAATTAGAACTAGAGTTTATCGTAGCAATTCGCTCCAATCATGGAGTGTTGATGCCCCCAGGAAGCCGAAAACGTTATAATCGCTGGAAAGCTTATGAGCAAAAGCTTTCACATCGTCAAACTGAAACTCGTTACTTGAGAGAAATTATTTTTGGTAAACGTCGCCGTACCAGATACTACCAAATCAGTAAGATGAATACACCCGACCCTACGGGAGATGAAAGTTGGTACATCATGACAAATTTATCAACTGATTTGTCACTGAATGTCGCGCAACTTTATAGTTTAAGAAATTGGATTGAATATGGTTTTAAACAAGTTAAGAATGAACTAGGTTGGGCTGATTTTCGTCTAACTGATTATGAAAGTATTGAACGCTGGTGGGAAATCATTTTTAGTGCTTACCTTTTCGTTAGCATTCAGGCTACTTATTTTCAACTTCATGTCCAAAATCAATCAACATCTAGTTCAGAATTACCTTCCTCAATAGACTTTAATAGTTCTCAATATAGTCAACATCCTAATTGGGAATCTGGTACCACATGGAAGAGTGCCTTAAATAATCTGAGATTGCTCATTCAACCCTATATTTTTTACTGTTTGATTCAACCTTGGCTCACAGTATTTAACATTCCTGGTATGAAGCGTTGCTTTTTGAAATTAATCAACTTTATGAATGATTTTCGCGCTTCTCCAGTCAGTTTCTCTGTTGCTAGTTGA
- a CDS encoding ATP-grasp domain-containing protein, with product MHWVLQEGFVSEAGWEELIATLERFGISYSVHHVVPRVGNIVPDLSIDHNNIICIGSYAMRHVASRQGWIPGVFDLFAYDFKQQRLHWGEHLLNFHSTVCTLEHARFALPKMFVRPIHDSKHFSGRVFNQEDFVTWQRSICESTMNHNTSLTPQTKIQLSRPISIYAEYRFWIVGDEIVTQSLYKRGGQVYYHRDVDEPIASFARARVNEWAPHEAFVIDICNSELGVKIVEINTINSSGFYAADVQRLVLKLEERFTQ from the coding sequence ATGCACTGGGTACTACAAGAGGGCTTTGTATCTGAAGCGGGTTGGGAAGAACTGATTGCAACCCTGGAGCGATTCGGTATCAGCTACTCTGTGCATCACGTAGTTCCAAGAGTTGGCAACATCGTCCCCGATCTCTCTATTGACCACAACAATATCATCTGTATTGGCTCCTACGCCATGCGTCACGTAGCTTCCCGGCAAGGCTGGATTCCCGGTGTTTTTGACTTGTTTGCCTATGACTTTAAGCAACAGCGTCTGCACTGGGGTGAACACTTGCTGAATTTTCACTCCACCGTTTGCACACTGGAACATGCAAGGTTTGCTTTACCGAAGATGTTTGTCAGACCGATTCATGACTCAAAACATTTTAGTGGTCGAGTATTCAACCAGGAAGATTTTGTTACTTGGCAGCGTTCCATCTGCGAGTCAACAATGAATCACAACACTAGCCTCACACCCCAGACAAAGATTCAACTGTCTCGCCCCATCTCTATCTATGCGGAGTATAGATTTTGGATAGTTGGCGATGAGATTGTTACGCAGTCGCTCTACAAGCGTGGTGGGCAGGTTTATTACCACAGAGATGTTGATGAGCCAATTGCATCCTTTGCTCGTGCCAGAGTCAATGAATGGGCACCTCATGAGGCGTTTGTTATCGACATCTGCAATTCTGAACTCGGGGTCAAGATTGTTGAAATTAACACAATCAACTCCTCTGGTTTCTACGCTGCCGATGTTCAGCGCCTCGTTCTGAAGCTTGAGGAGCGCTTTACACAGTGA
- a CDS encoding PAS domain S-box protein yields MDRQEWDSLIIDNPCIINLGNRLSQIVTEVGRVSVTCELNSSSSTRKPLSHHQRIWQSSYAVIIKAEQVIGVLTAQEIVGWLSTQKLNQDCQLSSIFSGSVVPLCESDLTEQVAVIQLLQQRQASCLPIVDAQKQLVGLLTTESVASFSQPLAPLRLQKVGDVMQGIPTMVGWDCSIWAIAQLMTEKNSSVLVLPLVEKNIITQPGTQQAWGIIQAQDIVQLLALGVELNRVQAVTIMQPIATITPEETLWSAYQQIDRQGGYPLAVTSPQGDLVGLLSLDNLLQAFDPLALYRLSEVCAAQLDTRLDTREAIAPTIQSAQVNQPSLSLSTPITESVPYESLMAASPVGILRTDAMGVCTYANDRYCEILGLDRTALIGQPWSVGYRYEDLERIVAEYEKARRENRSWSIEYRVQRPDGSEVWVYGQSVVEYNAEGEEIGFVGTITDISDRKRAEALLESQYEILERIAQTQPLSGSFDALMRAMENYLPETVCTIMLCKDGQLCQATAPSLPQDYVKAAVLPIAEGVGTCGTAAHRREIVIAADIDTDPLCQDYKHLALAYGLQSCWSMPILSSDQTLLGVLGIYYRQKKTPQSHELECVRKVAHLARIAIEREQSTQAIHQLNQKLEQRVTERTAALQASEERWQLALKGANDGIWDWNPQTKQLFVSQRLKEMRGYDDDELPSDLEDWVQLVHPDDRNLLYQAIADHLAGNTEFFQLEYRVRHKDGSYLWILSRAQAQWDTTGKAIRIIGSESDITQRKQAELALQESEKLYATLAEVAPVAICRFDAPMNCVYVSDRWSEMTGRPLKSALGQGWLEAVHPEDRERLLAPWNNPAILADLFVPTSAIQGVEGRHIRPDGSINWVYIQARPEFDDQGQICGCISTLTDITQLKQIEAELAASEAKYRQLVEGGQDLVWAVDVQDRFTYLSPQFQTLFGWEPSEWIGKPSLDAVYPDDRDWLIAQRTQPSINSEDSYLEFRHRHRDRPYLWVRVATTPVKDTSGKIIGYQGILTDITDRKNVEFALQESERRYASLAAAAPVAIFRFDTQGNCIYVNERWSQMTGRPIESALGQGWLNALHPEEREVFRVKSLEVMERFSPDQQFLQIGEGRHLLPDGTINWFYSQVVQEIDEAGNLIGYVRTLTDITQLKQIEAKLAASEAKFRRLVEGGQDVIWSLDSQWRFTYLSPQFQSLSGWEAREWINQSCIEAVYPDDRETVLAHHVTQNKQSTKTDLEFRMRHRDRPYVWVRISSSPILDATGELLGYQGILTDITDRKYAQLALQESERRYASLAAAAPVAIFRFDTQGNCIYVNERWSQMTGRPAESALGQGWLNALHPEERNQALASWKLILEMPTPNIHALEPGEGRHVKPDGTINWIYSRVVPEFNEAGCLVGYVGTLTDITDRKRMEAELAESEAKFRRLVEGGQDLIWSIDIEQRFTYLSPQFKTLFGWEPSEWIGRLVAETIYAEDRPQILEQTPIRQVSTEIGYIEFRHRHRDRPYVWVRANTTPIKDTTGKIIGYQGILTDITSRKNAELALQESQAQFHRLTENVPGVIIRYVLHPDGTDEITYVSSQIREVFEIEPETALQDITQVWARIHPEDISWLSGEIRRNAADLPQPTTVSYRLLLPQKGLRWVQDMSYVERLDNGDVVWDGIIFDVSDRKQVELALQQEVLRRATIFNTSSDGIHIIDSEANLLEANASFFHMLGYSPEEARHFNVADWDAQMTLEEVRSNLSNFSWDTSKARKIETLHSRKDGSIFPVEIYICPMEWDRQLSFICISRDISERKQAEAQLQKTNEELIRATRLKDEFLANMSHELRTPLNAILGMSETLQEEILGSLNERQMEMVRIIERSGEHLLSLISDILDLAKIEAGQIVLESLPVDVAQLCQASIVFVQQQALKKNIQLDIQLPSSPLPDLYLDDRRIRQVLINLLNNAVKFTPEGGQVTLQVVAPYELEEVNNAAASANSMLQLSVIDTGIGIAPEDIPKLFQAFSQIDGALNRKYEGTGLGLALVKRIVELHGGEVHLTSKLGVGSCFTIRLPYRPLEIIDAINPKKNMLDDLSLSANIAQSAGIKILLAEDNEENMAVIVDYLEIMGYGIFVARNGQEAIELTQKLHPDLVLMDIQMPGIDGLEAIRKIRQIPELSQIPIIALTALAMPGDEARCLDSGATGYLSKPIRLKNLNAKIQSCLAGLKT; encoded by the coding sequence ATGGATAGGCAGGAATGGGATTCCTTGATTATTGATAATCCATGCATAATCAACCTGGGAAATCGGTTGAGTCAGATCGTCACAGAAGTGGGACGGGTAAGTGTAACTTGCGAACTTAATTCCAGTTCCTCGACCAGAAAACCTTTATCTCATCATCAGCGAATATGGCAGTCGTCCTATGCAGTCATAATAAAAGCTGAACAAGTGATTGGTGTGCTTACAGCACAGGAAATAGTTGGTTGGCTATCGACGCAAAAATTAAATCAAGACTGCCAACTTAGTAGTATCTTTAGTGGCTCCGTTGTGCCATTATGTGAATCGGATTTAACAGAGCAAGTTGCGGTCATCCAACTACTACAACAGCGCCAAGCATCTTGTTTGCCGATTGTGGATGCCCAAAAACAGTTAGTAGGTCTATTGACTACAGAGAGCGTCGCGAGTTTTTCCCAGCCCCTAGCCCCCTTACGTCTGCAAAAAGTGGGGGATGTGATGCAGGGAATACCGACCATGGTTGGATGGGATTGTTCAATTTGGGCGATCGCCCAACTCATGACAGAAAAAAATAGCAGTGTTTTAGTCTTACCTCTTGTAGAGAAGAATATCATTACCCAGCCTGGAACACAACAAGCCTGGGGCATTATTCAGGCTCAGGATATTGTGCAGTTGCTTGCTTTAGGTGTTGAGTTAAACCGGGTACAGGCGGTCACTATTATGCAACCGATCGCCACAATTACTCCGGAGGAAACATTATGGTCAGCCTATCAACAAATCGATCGCCAGGGTGGGTATCCTCTAGCGGTAACTTCTCCCCAGGGAGACTTAGTGGGGCTATTGTCCCTAGATAATTTATTACAAGCATTCGACCCGTTGGCTTTATATCGATTGAGTGAAGTCTGTGCAGCACAATTAGATACAAGATTAGACACAAGGGAAGCAATTGCACCAACCATTCAGTCAGCACAAGTAAATCAGCCATCCCTTTCTCTATCAACCCCCATCACTGAATCAGTTCCTTACGAATCCCTTATGGCAGCTTCTCCTGTAGGGATTTTACGTACAGATGCCATGGGAGTTTGTACCTATGCGAATGACCGCTACTGTGAAATTCTAGGTTTAGATCGGACTGCCCTAATTGGTCAACCTTGGTCTGTGGGGTATCGCTATGAGGATCTGGAACGCATTGTTGCAGAATATGAAAAGGCACGCCGTGAAAATCGTTCCTGGTCGATCGAATATCGAGTGCAACGCCCCGACGGTTCGGAAGTCTGGGTGTATGGACAGTCGGTGGTTGAGTACAACGCAGAAGGGGAAGAAATTGGTTTTGTTGGTACGATTACCGATATTAGCGATCGCAAACGTGCGGAAGCTCTACTCGAAAGCCAATACGAAATCTTAGAAAGGATTGCCCAAACACAACCACTATCCGGTAGCTTTGATGCATTAATGCGGGCGATGGAAAACTATCTGCCGGAGACAGTTTGCACGATCATGCTCTGTAAGGATGGTCAATTGTGTCAGGCGACTGCTCCAAGCTTACCGCAAGACTATGTGAAAGCTGCTGTTTTACCGATTGCAGAAGGTGTCGGCACTTGTGGGACAGCGGCTCATCGTCGAGAAATCGTGATCGCGGCTGATATCGATACTGACCCCCTATGTCAAGACTATAAACACTTGGCTTTGGCTTATGGTTTACAGTCCTGCTGGTCAATGCCGATATTGAGCAGCGACCAGACACTACTGGGTGTTTTGGGTATTTACTATCGCCAAAAGAAAACGCCTCAATCCCATGAACTGGAATGTGTCAGAAAGGTGGCGCACCTTGCCAGAATTGCCATTGAGCGAGAACAATCAACCCAAGCTATACACCAACTCAACCAGAAATTAGAACAGCGTGTTACAGAACGTACAGCTGCCCTGCAAGCCAGCGAAGAACGTTGGCAATTAGCCTTAAAAGGAGCCAACGATGGTATTTGGGATTGGAATCCTCAGACAAAGCAGTTATTTGTATCCCAACGCCTGAAGGAAATGCGTGGGTATGACGATGATGAACTGCCTAGTGACCTAGAGGATTGGGTGCAATTGGTTCATCCAGACGATCGCAATCTTCTCTACCAAGCCATTGCAGACCATTTAGCAGGGAATACAGAATTCTTTCAACTCGAATACCGGGTGCGACACAAGGATGGTTCCTATCTTTGGATTTTGAGCCGTGCCCAAGCCCAATGGGATACAACTGGTAAAGCAATTCGGATAATTGGCTCGGAGTCGGATATTACCCAACGCAAACAAGCCGAATTAGCTTTGCAAGAAAGTGAGAAGCTCTACGCGACTCTAGCGGAAGTGGCTCCCGTCGCCATTTGTCGGTTCGATGCCCCCATGAATTGTGTGTATGTCAGCGATCGCTGGAGCGAAATGACAGGCAGACCCCTTAAATCTGCCCTAGGTCAGGGATGGCTTGAGGCTGTTCATCCTGAGGATAGAGAAAGGTTGTTAGCCCCTTGGAATAATCCTGCGATCCTAGCTGATCTATTCGTTCCCACCAGTGCCATTCAAGGGGTTGAAGGGCGACATATTCGTCCGGATGGCAGTATCAACTGGGTTTATATCCAAGCACGACCCGAATTCGACGATCAGGGGCAGATATGCGGTTGTATCAGTACCTTGACCGATATCACCCAACTCAAGCAAATCGAAGCAGAGCTAGCTGCAAGTGAAGCCAAATATAGGCAGTTAGTGGAAGGAGGACAAGATCTAGTTTGGGCTGTCGATGTGCAGGATCGCTTTACATACCTTTCTCCCCAATTCCAAACACTGTTCGGTTGGGAGCCTAGCGAATGGATTGGCAAACCCTCCCTTGATGCCGTGTATCCAGACGATCGGGATTGGTTAATTGCACAACGAACTCAGCCCTCCATTAACTCAGAAGATAGCTATCTGGAGTTTCGCCATCGCCACCGCGATCGCCCCTACCTATGGGTCAGAGTCGCTACAACACCTGTTAAGGATACTAGCGGCAAAATCATCGGCTACCAGGGTATTTTGACAGACATTACCGATCGTAAAAATGTCGAGTTTGCCCTGCAAGAAAGCGAACGCCGCTATGCTAGCCTAGCCGCAGCAGCACCTGTAGCCATTTTTCGTTTTGACACCCAGGGAAATTGTATCTACGTCAACGAACGCTGGAGCCAGATGACCGGTCGCCCTATTGAGTCAGCTCTGGGACAGGGGTGGCTGAATGCTTTACATCCTGAAGAACGGGAAGTTTTCCGAGTAAAATCATTGGAAGTTATGGAGCGTTTCTCCCCAGATCAGCAATTTTTGCAGATAGGAGAAGGTCGGCATTTACTTCCCGATGGTACTATCAATTGGTTTTACTCTCAAGTTGTGCAAGAGATAGATGAAGCAGGCAATCTCATCGGCTATGTTAGGACTCTGACTGATATCACCCAACTCAAGCAAATCGAAGCCAAACTAGCAGCAAGTGAAGCCAAATTCCGGCGACTGGTGGAAGGGGGACAAGATGTAATTTGGTCTTTGGATAGTCAGTGGCGATTTACCTATTTATCACCACAATTCCAGTCCCTGTCAGGTTGGGAAGCTAGGGAGTGGATTAATCAATCTTGTATTGAAGCGGTGTATCCTGACGACCGAGAGACAGTTTTAGCCCATCATGTTACCCAGAACAAGCAATCAACAAAAACTGATCTTGAGTTCCGCATGCGCCATCGCGATCGCCCCTATGTTTGGGTGAGAATCAGTTCATCTCCGATTCTGGACGCTACGGGGGAATTGCTTGGCTACCAGGGTATTTTGACAGACATTACCGATCGCAAATATGCCCAGCTTGCCCTACAAGAAAGCGAACGCCGCTATGCTAGCCTAGCAGCAGCAGCACCTGTAGCCATTTTTCGTTTTGACACCCAGGGAAATTGTATCTACGTCAACGAACGTTGGAGCCAAATGACCGGTCGCCCTGCTGAGTCAGCTCTGGGACAGGGGTGGCTGAATGCTTTGCATCCTGAAGAACGCAATCAAGCCTTAGCATCATGGAAGTTAATATTGGAAATGCCAACCCCAAACATCCACGCTTTAGAACCTGGGGAAGGGCGGCATGTAAAACCAGATGGTACAATCAATTGGATTTATTCACGGGTTGTTCCAGAATTCAACGAGGCGGGCTGTTTAGTCGGCTACGTTGGTACGCTGACAGACATTACCGATCGCAAGCGTATGGAAGCAGAACTCGCAGAAAGTGAAGCTAAATTCCGGCGACTGGTAGAAGGTGGGCAAGACCTTATTTGGTCGATAGATATTGAACAGCGATTTACCTATCTTTCGCCTCAATTTAAGACTTTGTTTGGTTGGGAACCCAGCGAGTGGATCGGTAGGCTAGTAGCCGAAACCATTTATGCAGAAGATCGCCCGCAGATTCTCGAACAAACACCCATTCGACAGGTGAGTACAGAAATTGGTTATATAGAGTTCCGTCATCGTCACCGCGATCGCCCCTACGTATGGGTCAGAGCCAATACAACGCCTATCAAGGATACTACCGGAAAGATCATCGGCTACCAGGGAATTTTAACGGATATTACGAGTCGCAAAAATGCCGAGCTTGCCCTGCAAGAAAGTCAAGCCCAATTCCATCGCCTAACGGAAAATGTACCAGGGGTGATTATTCGCTATGTCCTCCATCCCGATGGCACAGATGAAATAACCTATGTCAGTTCCCAGATTCGAGAGGTCTTTGAAATCGAACCTGAAACTGCTCTCCAAGACATTACCCAGGTTTGGGCAAGAATTCACCCAGAAGATATCTCGTGGTTAAGTGGTGAAATTCGCAGAAATGCGGCAGATTTACCGCAACCCACAACTGTTTCCTATCGCCTGCTCCTGCCCCAAAAAGGACTGCGGTGGGTTCAAGACATGTCTTACGTAGAGCGATTAGACAATGGCGATGTGGTGTGGGATGGAATTATCTTTGATGTTAGCGATCGCAAACAAGTTGAACTTGCTCTGCAACAAGAAGTATTACGCCGAGCCACGATTTTCAACACCTCATCCGATGGCATTCATATCATAGACAGCGAAGCTAATCTCCTTGAAGCCAACGCCAGTTTTTTCCACATGTTAGGATATTCCCCCGAAGAAGCCAGACATTTCAACGTTGCTGACTGGGATGCTCAGATGACACTTGAAGAAGTTCGATCAAACCTGAGTAATTTCTCCTGGGATACTTCTAAAGCAAGAAAAATAGAAACCCTACATAGTCGTAAAGATGGCTCAATCTTTCCAGTTGAGATTTATATATGCCCAATGGAATGGGATAGGCAACTTTCCTTTATCTGTATCTCCCGTGATATTTCTGAGCGCAAACAAGCAGAAGCACAGCTTCAAAAAACAAATGAAGAGCTAATAAGAGCGACTCGTTTGAAGGATGAATTTCTGGCTAATATGAGTCATGAATTGCGCACTCCTTTAAATGCAATTCTTGGGATGTCGGAAACATTACAAGAGGAAATTCTGGGTTCTCTCAATGAACGACAGATGGAAATGGTACGAATTATTGAACGAAGTGGCGAACATTTGCTATCACTAATTAGTGATATTCTCGATTTAGCGAAAATTGAAGCAGGTCAAATTGTCCTAGAGTCCTTACCTGTTGATGTTGCCCAACTTTGTCAGGCTAGTATAGTCTTTGTTCAACAACAAGCACTCAAAAAGAATATTCAACTTGATATTCAACTACCTTCATCGCCACTGCCGGATTTATACCTGGATGACCGGCGCATTCGACAAGTGTTAATTAATCTCCTCAATAATGCGGTGAAATTTACCCCAGAAGGTGGGCAGGTCACACTCCAAGTCGTTGCACCCTACGAGTTAGAGGAAGTGAATAATGCAGCTGCATCGGCAAATTCAATGTTACAATTGAGCGTCATTGATACTGGGATTGGAATTGCTCCAGAAGATATCCCAAAACTGTTTCAAGCGTTTTCTCAAATTGATGGCGCCCTTAATCGAAAATATGAAGGAACAGGTTTAGGATTAGCCTTGGTCAAGCGAATTGTTGAATTACATGGTGGCGAAGTACATTTAACAAGCAAATTGGGTGTTGGTAGTTGTTTTACGATCAGACTCCCCTATCGCCCATTGGAAATAATTGATGCAATAAACCCCAAAAAAAATATGCTTGACGATCTAAGTTTGTCTGCCAACATTGCTCAATCGGCTGGAATAAAGATCCTATTAGCCGAAGATAATGAGGAGAATATGGCAGTGATTGTTGATTATCTGGAAATAATGGGATATGGCATCTTCGTCGCGCGTAATGGTCAAGAAGCGATCGAACTAACCCAGAAATTGCATCCAGACCTGGTGCTAATGGATATTCAAATGCCGGGAATAGATGGACTAGAAGCGATTCGCAAAATTCGTCAAATTCCCGAATTGAGTCAAATTCCTATTATTGCCTTGACTGCTTTAGCTATGCCTGGTGATGAAGCACGTTGTCTTGATAGCGGTGCAACGGGCTACCTCAGTAAACCAATACGGCTCAAAAATCTGAATGCAAAAATTCAATCCTGTTTAGCAGGACTTAAGACTTAA
- a CDS encoding IS630 family transposase — protein MRYWCGDESRVGLKTEAGRLITKKGVKPIGIMQWKRDNFYLYGLVEPLTGEYFIWEFSHLNTACFNIFLEKFSQTYAQDIHILQLDNGAFHLSQHLKVPENIVLLFQPPHTPQVNPIERLWEEVKRHLTWESFPSLDELREFIWNRLAQLNTSIVASITGWDFILDALFVSGFS, from the coding sequence ATTAGATATTGGTGTGGGGACGAAAGCCGTGTGGGATTGAAGACTGAAGCTGGGAGACTAATTACTAAAAAAGGAGTTAAGCCCATCGGCATTATGCAATGGAAGCGGGATAATTTTTATTTATATGGATTAGTGGAACCATTAACTGGAGAGTATTTTATCTGGGAATTCTCTCATTTAAATACAGCCTGTTTCAATATTTTTTTAGAAAAATTCTCACAGACTTATGCTCAAGATATTCATATTCTTCAGTTAGATAATGGAGCTTTTCATTTAAGCCAGCATCTGAAAGTACCAGAAAACATAGTTTTGTTATTTCAACCTCCACATACACCTCAAGTTAATCCCATAGAGAGATTGTGGGAAGAAGTTAAAAGGCATTTAACTTGGGAAAGCTTCCCAAGTTTAGATGAATTAAGAGAATTTATCTGGAATCGGTTGGCACAATTAAACACATCAATTGTTGCTTCCATCACAGGTTGGGATTTTATTCTTGATGCTTTATTTGTATCAGGCTTTTCGTGA